A single window of Salvia splendens isolate huo1 chromosome 6, SspV2, whole genome shotgun sequence DNA harbors:
- the LOC121808769 gene encoding mitogen-activated protein kinase kinase kinase 18-like: MTWTRGPTIGRGSTATVSIAATPAGDIFAVKSTDLASSALLKREESFISQLSSPYVIRCLGSDVTIDDHKPLYNLFLEYSSGGSLSDLIRKRGGSLDEKTIRFYSKQLLTGLDYLHRSGLVHCDIKGQNVLVAGGGAAVKIVDFGCAKWAGSSGSFAGTPAYMAPEVARGVEQSFAADVWSVGCTVIEMATGRHPWPETKDPAAAIYRIAFSDDVPELPGWFSGEARDFVGKCFVRDARRRWTAAELLQHPFLDAAEEEASPTSVTDQGFWDAVEASECLETATETASSEIDRIGALIGGGGPSFDEDQEWVTVRANEVEDLIEEEEISYCDLVVMEDYSRFDFCSGDSDFVTSSSFSQKQSVNYLCIQIMFMELFLRQDQVFLPPFSPYYAHSSFSVLMLHKK, translated from the coding sequence ATGACGTGGACGAGGGGTCCCACCATCGGCCGAGGATCCACCGCGACGGTTTCCATCGCCGCCACCCCCGCCGGCGACATCTTCGCCGTGAAGTCCACCGATCTCGCTTCCTCCGCCTTGCTGAAAAGGGAGGAATCATTCATCTCACAACTCTCCTCTCCCTACGTCATCCGCTGCTTAGGGTCCGACGTCACAATCGACGATCACAAACCCCTCTACAATCTGTTTCTAGAATATTCCAGCGGCGGTTCGCTCTCCGATCTGATCCGAAAGCGCGGAGGCTCCTTGGACGAGAAAACGATCCGATTTTACTCAAAGCAGCTCCTCACCGGATTGGATTATCTCCACCGGAGCGGATTGGTGCACTGCGACATCAAAGGCCAGAACGTCCTCGTCGCCGGCGGCGGCGCTGCGGTGAAGATCGTCGACTTCGGTTGCGCGAAATGGGCGGGATCCAGCGGGTCTTTCGCCGGAACGCCCGCGTACATGGCGCCGGAGGTCGCTCGCGGCGTGGAGCAGAGCTTTGCGGCGGATGTGTGGTCTGTGGGGTGCACGGTGATCGAAATGGCCACCGGACGCCACCCCTGGCCGGAGACGAAGGATCCGGCGGCGGCGATTTACCGGATCGCGTTCTCCGACGACGTGCCGGAGCTGCCGGGGTGGTTTTCCGGAGAGGCGAGGGATTTCGTGGGGAAGTGTTTTGTGAGGGACGCGAGGAGGCGGTGGACGGCGGCGGAGCTGCTGCAGCATCCGTTTTTGGATGCGGCGGAGGAGGAAGCGTCTCCGACGAGCGTTACGGATCAGGGATTTTGGGATGCGGTAGAGGCGTCGGAGTGTTTGGAAACTGCGACGGAGACAGCCTCGTCGGAAATTGATAGGATCGGAGCGTTGATCGGCGGTGGCGGTCCGAGTTTTGATGAGGATCAGGAGTGGGTGACGGTTAGGGCTAATGAAGTTGAAGATTtgattgaggaagaagaaatttcATATTGTGATTTGGTGGTGATGGAGGATTATTCTAGGTTTGATTTTTGCAGTGGAGATAGTGATTTTGTAACATCTTCTTCATTTTCACAAAAACAGAGTGTAAATTATTTGTGTATTCAGATTATGTTCATGGAATTATTTCTTCGTCAAGATCAAGTTTTCTTACCGCCTTTTTCACCTTATTATGCACATTCTTCATTTTCAGTACTCATGCTTCATAAGAAGTGA